The proteins below are encoded in one region of Phycicoccus sp. M110.8:
- the atpA gene encoding F0F1 ATP synthase subunit alpha: MTELSIRPEEIRDALDNFVQSYEPGAASREEVGRVVDAGDGIAHVEGLPSAMTNELLEFEDGTLGLALNLDVHEIGVVILGDFSKIEEGQEVKRTGEVLSVPVGDEYLGRVVNPLGQPIDGLGEIGATERRALELQAPTVVQRKSVHQPLQTGLKAVDAMTPIGRGQRQLIIGDRQTGKTTVAVDTIINQKEFWESGDPEKQVRCIYVAIGQKGSTIASVRGTLEAAGALEYTTIVAAPASDSAGFKYLAPYTGSAIGQHWMYQGKHVLIVFDDLSKQAEAYRAVSLLLRRPPGREAYPGDVFYLHSRLLERCAKLSDELGAGSMTGLPIIETKAGDVSAYIPTNVISITDGQIYLQADLFNANVRPAIDVGVSVSRVGGAAQIKAMKDVSGRLKLDLAQYRAMEAFAMFASDLDPASRAQLAKGARLVELLKQPSASPYPVEEQVVSIWAGTSGQLDSVAVEDVRRFEAEFLDYLRREKKGLLDAIRESKKFEDETRSGLEDAVKAFKEQFAASGTENTPVGHEADPGELEHEVEQEQIVKQKR; the protein is encoded by the coding sequence ATGACGGAGCTTTCGATCCGTCCGGAGGAGATCCGGGACGCACTGGACAACTTCGTTCAGTCCTACGAGCCCGGCGCGGCCTCCCGCGAAGAGGTCGGCCGCGTCGTCGACGCCGGTGACGGCATCGCCCACGTCGAGGGCCTGCCCTCGGCCATGACCAACGAGCTGCTCGAGTTCGAGGACGGCACGCTGGGCCTGGCGCTCAACCTCGACGTCCACGAGATCGGCGTCGTCATCCTCGGTGACTTCTCCAAGATCGAGGAGGGCCAGGAGGTCAAGCGCACCGGCGAGGTCCTCTCGGTCCCCGTCGGCGACGAGTACCTCGGCCGCGTCGTCAACCCGCTCGGCCAGCCGATCGACGGCCTCGGCGAGATCGGCGCCACCGAGCGCCGCGCGCTCGAGCTGCAGGCGCCGACCGTGGTGCAGCGCAAGTCGGTCCACCAGCCGCTGCAGACCGGCCTCAAGGCCGTCGACGCCATGACCCCCATCGGCCGTGGCCAGCGCCAGCTCATCATCGGCGACCGCCAGACCGGCAAGACCACGGTCGCGGTCGACACGATCATCAACCAGAAGGAGTTCTGGGAGTCGGGCGACCCGGAGAAGCAGGTCCGCTGCATCTACGTCGCCATCGGCCAGAAGGGCTCGACCATCGCCTCGGTGCGCGGCACCCTCGAGGCGGCCGGCGCGCTGGAGTACACCACGATCGTGGCGGCCCCGGCGTCCGACTCGGCCGGCTTCAAGTACCTCGCCCCCTACACCGGCTCGGCCATCGGCCAGCACTGGATGTACCAGGGCAAGCACGTCCTCATCGTCTTCGACGACCTGTCCAAGCAGGCCGAGGCCTACCGCGCGGTGTCGCTGCTGCTGCGCCGCCCGCCGGGCCGCGAGGCGTACCCCGGTGACGTCTTCTACCTGCACAGCCGGCTGCTCGAGCGCTGCGCCAAGCTCTCCGACGAGCTCGGCGCCGGCTCGATGACGGGTCTGCCGATCATCGAGACCAAGGCCGGTGACGTCTCCGCGTACATCCCGACCAACGTCATCTCGATCACCGACGGCCAGATCTACCTGCAGGCCGACCTGTTCAACGCCAACGTCCGCCCGGCGATCGACGTGGGTGTGTCCGTCTCGCGTGTCGGTGGCGCCGCGCAGATCAAGGCCATGAAGGACGTCTCGGGCCGCCTGAAGCTCGACCTCGCGCAGTACCGCGCGATGGAGGCCTTCGCGATGTTCGCGTCCGACCTGGACCCCGCCTCGCGCGCCCAGCTCGCCAAGGGCGCCCGCCTCGTCGAGCTCCTGAAGCAGCCGTCCGCCTCGCCGTACCCCGTCGAGGAGCAGGTCGTCTCGATCTGGGCCGGCACCTCCGGCCAGCTCGACTCGGTCGCCGTCGAGGACGTCCGCCGCTTCGAGGCCGAGTTCCTCGACTACCTGCGCCGGGAGAAGAAGGGCCTGCTCGACGCGATCCGCGAGTCCAAGAAGTTCGAGGACGAGACCCGCTCCGGGCTCGAGGACGCCGTGAAGGCGTTCAAGGAGCAGTTCGCCGCCTCCGGCACCGAGAACACCCCCGTCGGCCACGAGGCCGACCCGGGCGAGCTCGAGCACGAGGTCGAGCAGGAGCAG
- a CDS encoding F0F1 ATP synthase subunit delta: protein MRGSSRAAALAGSKALDAALAGGVDRSTLGDELLAVAATIDGSATLRRALADPSREAADKSALAERLLTGKVTPETVVVVKNLVGQRWAAERDLPDTVEELGISAVLAGAEQSGRIDRVEDELFRFERTVAANPELRDALTNRQGDATAKAGLVQQLLEGKAAPETLRLARQAVLAPRGRKLDRTLEAYLALAAQRREQVTAVVTVAHDLTAQQRERLASALQNIYGKPVQLQQVLDPHVMGGIRVQVGDEVVDGTVLRRLDEARRHITGS from the coding sequence ATGCGTGGTTCGTCGCGGGCCGCCGCGCTCGCCGGCAGCAAGGCGCTCGACGCCGCGCTCGCCGGGGGCGTCGACCGCAGCACGCTCGGTGACGAGCTGCTCGCGGTCGCGGCCACCATCGACGGCTCCGCCACGCTGCGCCGTGCCCTCGCCGACCCCTCGCGCGAGGCGGCGGACAAGTCGGCCCTGGCCGAGCGCCTGCTCACCGGCAAGGTCACGCCCGAGACGGTCGTCGTGGTGAAGAACCTCGTCGGCCAGCGGTGGGCCGCCGAGCGGGACCTGCCCGACACCGTGGAGGAGCTCGGCATCTCGGCCGTCCTCGCGGGCGCCGAGCAGTCCGGTCGCATCGACCGCGTCGAGGACGAGCTCTTCCGCTTCGAGCGGACCGTGGCCGCCAACCCCGAGCTTCGCGACGCGCTGACCAACCGCCAGGGCGACGCCACGGCCAAGGCCGGACTCGTCCAGCAGCTGCTCGAGGGCAAGGCCGCACCGGAGACGCTGCGCCTGGCCCGCCAGGCGGTGCTCGCCCCCCGCGGCCGCAAGCTCGACCGGACCCTCGAGGCATACCTCGCCCTCGCCGCCCAGCGGCGCGAGCAGGTGACCGCCGTCGTCACGGTGGCGCACGACCTCACGGCCCAGCAGCGCGAGCGGCTCGCCTCCGCACTGCAGAACATCTACGGCAAGCCGGTGCAGCTCCAGCAGGTCCTCGACCCGCACGTCATGGGCGGCATCCGGGTGCAGGTCGGCGACGAGGTCGTCGACGGCACCGTGCTGCGGCGGCTCGACGAGGCGCGACGGCACATCACCGGGAGCTGA
- a CDS encoding F0F1 ATP synthase subunit B has product MITASVVAAGETENGFPSGFPLLPHPAEMIVGVIAFAILYWLYKTKVVPRMEEMYAERTAAIEGGMQQAEEAQQQAQAALEQYQAQLAEARAEAARIREEAREQGAAIVAEMRGHAQSEAARITEAAHKQIEAERQQAVVQLRSEVGRLSTDLASRIVGESLEDEARQRGIVDRFLAELEAGDVKPEKVGEGA; this is encoded by the coding sequence GTGATTACCGCATCCGTGGTTGCCGCCGGGGAGACCGAGAACGGTTTCCCTTCGGGTTTCCCGCTGCTCCCGCACCCGGCCGAGATGATCGTCGGGGTCATCGCCTTCGCGATCTTGTACTGGCTGTACAAGACCAAGGTGGTGCCGCGCATGGAGGAGATGTATGCCGAGCGCACCGCCGCGATCGAGGGCGGCATGCAGCAGGCCGAGGAGGCCCAGCAGCAGGCGCAGGCTGCCCTCGAGCAGTACCAGGCGCAGCTCGCCGAGGCCCGGGCGGAGGCCGCGCGCATCCGTGAGGAGGCTCGCGAGCAGGGTGCGGCGATCGTCGCCGAGATGCGCGGTCACGCGCAGTCCGAGGCGGCCCGCATCACCGAGGCTGCGCACAAGCAGATCGAGGCCGAGCGCCAGCAGGCGGTCGTCCAGCTGCGCAGCGAGGTGGGCCGCCTGTCCACCGACCTGGCCAGCCGCATCGTCGGGGAGTCGCTCGAGGACGAGGCGCGCCAGCGCGGCATCGTCGACCGCTTCCTCGCCGAGCTCGAGGCCGGCGACGTCAAGCCCGAGAAGGTCGGGGAGGGCGCCTGA
- the atpE gene encoding ATP synthase F0 subunit C — protein MTGNIAFLGYGLAAIGPGIGVGLIFAAYINGVARQPEARGMLQTIAFTGMAITEALAILGLVFAFVFKG, from the coding sequence ATGACCGGCAACATCGCCTTCCTCGGCTACGGCCTCGCCGCGATCGGCCCCGGCATCGGTGTCGGCCTGATCTTCGCCGCCTACATCAACGGTGTCGCCCGCCAGCCCGAGGCTCGCGGAATGCTCCAGACCATCGCCTTCACCGGCATGGCCATCACCGAGGCGCTCGCGATCCTCGGTCTGGTGTTCGCGTTCGTCTTCAAGGGCTGA
- the atpB gene encoding F0F1 ATP synthase subunit A, with translation MSLNVVPMHIAGAIPAAGGGGGFETPGVANFWWPILPVNGEGPWTFTRPALVLLISVGILAWFFVGTSSKLSIVPSRRQFLVEGTYNFVRNTIGRDIIGSKDFLQFLPLLFTLFTLILLNNVFGIVPFVQFPTMSRLGIPLVLTLIVYITYHTVAIRRKHGVLPYFKSLVPPGLPGWLKPILFVLEFLTYFVIRPLTLALRLMGNMLAGHLMLLVFILGGEYLLLHGDNLFLKFSGVLSFGFSIGMTFFELLIEFLQAFIFTLLAALYIADAVSEHH, from the coding sequence GTGAGCCTGAACGTGGTGCCCATGCACATTGCGGGAGCCATCCCCGCCGCCGGCGGCGGAGGCGGGTTCGAGACGCCGGGCGTCGCGAACTTCTGGTGGCCCATCCTCCCCGTCAACGGGGAAGGCCCCTGGACCTTCACGCGGCCCGCGCTCGTCCTGCTCATCTCGGTCGGCATCCTCGCGTGGTTCTTCGTCGGCACGAGCAGCAAGCTCTCCATCGTCCCGAGCCGGCGCCAGTTCCTCGTCGAGGGCACGTACAACTTCGTGCGCAACACCATCGGCCGCGACATCATCGGCAGCAAGGACTTCCTGCAGTTCCTGCCGCTGCTGTTCACCCTCTTCACGCTGATCCTGCTCAACAACGTCTTCGGGATCGTGCCGTTCGTGCAGTTCCCGACGATGAGCCGCCTCGGCATCCCGCTGGTGCTGACCCTGATCGTCTACATCACGTACCACACGGTCGCGATCCGCCGGAAGCACGGCGTCCTGCCCTACTTCAAGTCCCTCGTCCCGCCGGGGCTGCCGGGCTGGCTCAAGCCGATCCTGTTCGTGCTCGAGTTCCTCACCTACTTCGTGATCCGGCCGCTCACCCTCGCGCTGCGACTCATGGGCAACATGCTCGCCGGCCACCTGATGCTCCTGGTGTTCATCCTCGGCGGTGAGTACCTCCTGCTGCACGGCGACAACCTCTTCCTGAAGTTCTCCGGCGTGCTGTCCTTCGGCTTCTCGATCGGCATGACCTTCTTCGAGCTGCTCATCGAGTTCCTGCAGGCGTTCATCTTCACCCTGCTGGCCGCGCTCTACATCGCCGACGCGGTCTCCGAGCACCACTGA
- a CDS encoding MraY family glycosyltransferase — translation MREYLLVLMVAAVVTYAATPLLRAVAVRLGAFTPVRDRDVHSAPIPRLGGVAIFLGFAASMLAASHLPFLGQVFVLGPELKGVLYGAAIVCLIGAIDDIREMDWLTKMGGQMIAAGIMAFSGIQLFQLPIGGVTVLPTPIMVGLTVFAVVVFTNAVNFIDGLDGLAAGVVVIAATSFFIYSYGISRTFDPPNVFSSATLISAALIGCCLGFLPHNYHPARLFMGDSGALLLGLLLAAATISTTGNVTPSQVSTNPVAATLLPLVVPLAIILLPLVDILLAVVRRTRRGERPWQPDKQHLHHRMLQIGHGHRRAVLLLWLWAAVTSLGSVSFVLVPDPLVAAIGVLVAVVVAGVLTVWLPRWSAPGHRPRRIA, via the coding sequence GTGCGCGAGTACCTCCTGGTCCTGATGGTCGCCGCGGTGGTGACGTATGCCGCGACGCCGCTGCTGCGTGCCGTCGCCGTGCGCCTCGGGGCGTTCACGCCGGTCCGTGACCGCGACGTGCACTCGGCCCCGATCCCGCGCCTCGGGGGAGTGGCGATCTTCCTGGGCTTCGCGGCGTCGATGCTTGCGGCGAGCCACCTGCCGTTCCTCGGCCAGGTCTTCGTCCTCGGGCCCGAGCTCAAGGGCGTGCTCTACGGCGCGGCGATCGTGTGCCTCATCGGCGCGATCGACGACATCCGCGAGATGGACTGGCTGACCAAGATGGGCGGCCAGATGATCGCCGCAGGGATCATGGCGTTCAGCGGCATCCAGCTCTTCCAGCTGCCGATCGGCGGGGTGACGGTGCTGCCCACGCCGATCATGGTGGGGCTCACCGTCTTCGCCGTCGTCGTCTTCACCAACGCCGTCAACTTCATCGACGGGCTCGACGGCCTGGCGGCCGGGGTGGTCGTCATCGCGGCGACGTCGTTCTTCATCTACAGCTACGGCATCTCCCGCACCTTCGACCCGCCGAACGTGTTCTCCTCGGCGACCCTGATCTCGGCAGCCCTCATCGGCTGCTGCCTGGGGTTCCTGCCGCACAACTACCACCCGGCCCGGCTGTTCATGGGGGACTCCGGCGCCCTGCTGCTCGGGCTCCTGCTGGCCGCGGCGACCATCTCGACGACGGGCAACGTCACGCCGTCCCAGGTGAGCACCAACCCGGTCGCGGCCACCCTGCTGCCGCTCGTCGTGCCGCTGGCGATCATCCTGCTGCCGCTCGTCGACATCCTGCTCGCGGTCGTGCGCCGCACGCGCCGGGGGGAGCGGCCCTGGCAGCCGGACAAGCAGCACCTGCACCACCGCATGCTGCAGATCGGGCACGGGCACCGGCGGGCGGTCCTGCTGCTGTGGCTGTGGGCGGCGGTGACGTCCCTGGGGTCGGTCAGCTTCGTCCTGGTGCCCGACCCCCTCGTCGCGGCGATCGGCGTCCTCGTGGCGGTCGTCGTCGCCGGCGTGCTCACGGTCTGGCTGCCCCGCTGGTCCGCGCCCGGCCACCGGCCCCGCCGGATCGCCTGA
- the glyA gene encoding serine hydroxymethyltransferase — protein sequence MSADTFYGSDFGALEAFDPEVAGVLVSELDRIRSGLQLIASENMSSPEVLTALGSTLSNKYAEGYPGRRYYGGCSEVDKAENLAIERCKALFDADHANVQPHSGASANQAVYGAFMQPGDTILAMALPMGGHLTHGTKVSFSGKWFNAVHYGVDKQTEDIDYAEVERLAKEHKPKVILAGGSAIPRLIDFEFFRKLADEVGAIFWVDAAHFIGLVAGKAIPSPVPYADVVTFTTHKVLRGPRSGALVCKEEHAAKLDKAVFPMMQGGPQMHTIAAKAVNFKECATPEYQAYAKQVIENASVLATALGEKGIRPTTGGTDTHLSLHDLQRVGVTGADAEARADAAGIVLNKNAIPFDPQKPNIASGIRVGTPCVTTQGMGTEQMRTIADLIAKAVVEGDADPDHAVSKEVRAGVTELVTSFPAYPRG from the coding sequence ATGAGCGCTGACACCTTCTACGGCTCCGACTTCGGGGCGCTGGAGGCCTTCGACCCGGAGGTCGCCGGTGTGCTCGTCTCCGAGCTCGACCGCATCCGCAGCGGCCTGCAGCTCATCGCCAGCGAGAACATGTCCAGCCCCGAGGTGCTCACCGCCCTCGGCTCGACCCTGAGCAACAAGTACGCCGAGGGCTACCCCGGCCGCCGCTACTACGGCGGCTGCTCTGAGGTCGACAAGGCCGAGAACCTCGCCATCGAGCGGTGCAAGGCCCTCTTCGACGCCGACCACGCGAACGTCCAGCCGCACTCGGGCGCCAGCGCGAACCAGGCGGTCTACGGCGCCTTCATGCAGCCCGGCGACACGATCCTCGCGATGGCCCTCCCGATGGGCGGCCACCTGACCCACGGCACCAAGGTCTCGTTCTCCGGCAAGTGGTTCAACGCCGTCCACTACGGCGTCGACAAGCAGACCGAGGACATCGACTACGCCGAGGTCGAGCGCCTCGCCAAGGAGCACAAGCCCAAGGTCATCCTCGCCGGCGGCTCGGCGATCCCGCGCCTCATCGACTTCGAGTTCTTCCGCAAGCTGGCCGACGAGGTCGGCGCGATTTTCTGGGTCGACGCCGCCCACTTCATCGGCCTCGTCGCGGGCAAGGCCATCCCCAGCCCCGTGCCGTACGCCGACGTCGTCACGTTCACGACGCACAAGGTGCTGCGCGGCCCGCGCTCGGGCGCCCTGGTGTGCAAGGAGGAGCACGCCGCCAAGCTCGACAAGGCCGTGTTCCCGATGATGCAGGGCGGCCCGCAGATGCACACCATCGCGGCCAAGGCGGTCAACTTCAAGGAGTGCGCGACGCCCGAGTACCAGGCGTACGCCAAGCAGGTCATCGAGAACGCGTCTGTCTTGGCAACCGCACTGGGGGAGAAGGGGATCCGGCCCACAACCGGTGGCACCGACACCCACCTGTCGCTGCACGACCTGCAGCGCGTGGGCGTCACTGGCGCCGACGCCGAGGCCCGTGCCGACGCGGCCGGCATCGTGCTCAACAAGAACGCGATCCCGTTCGACCCGCAGAAGCCGAACATCGCCAGCGGCATCCGCGTCGGCACCCCCTGCGTCACCACCCAGGGCATGGGCACCGAGCAGATGCGCACCATCGCCGACCTCATCGCCAAGGCGGTCGTCGAGGGTGACGCCGACCCCGACCACGCGGTCTCCAAGGAGGTCCGCGCGGGCGTGACGGAGCTCGTCACCAGCTTCCCGGCATACCCTCGGGGCTGA
- a CDS encoding L-threonylcarbamoyladenylate synthase, whose translation MSPVYDCTTDEGRAEGVAKAAEAVRAGEVVVLPTDTVYGVGADAFSAEAVASVLAAKGRGREMPPPVLVPSVRTVDGLATDVPAYARDLIAEFWPGPLTLVLTAQASLMWDLGDTNGTVALRMPQDDVALALLTEVGPLAVTSANLTGQPPATTVTDAAAQLGAAVSVYLDGGPTTSMEVSTIVDCTGPTPTVLRAGAITQDQIDAVLERPAEPEPSAVASADATGRPGEDALELPPTSEPAADTPGETHER comes from the coding sequence ATGAGCCCGGTCTACGACTGCACCACCGACGAGGGTCGCGCCGAGGGGGTCGCCAAGGCCGCCGAGGCAGTACGCGCCGGGGAGGTGGTGGTCCTCCCGACCGACACCGTGTACGGCGTCGGCGCCGACGCGTTCTCCGCCGAGGCGGTCGCCTCCGTGCTGGCGGCCAAGGGCCGCGGGCGCGAGATGCCGCCCCCGGTCCTGGTCCCCAGCGTCCGCACCGTCGACGGCCTCGCCACCGACGTGCCGGCCTACGCCCGCGACCTCATCGCCGAGTTCTGGCCGGGGCCGCTCACCCTCGTCCTGACCGCGCAGGCGTCGCTCATGTGGGACCTCGGCGACACCAACGGCACGGTCGCCCTGCGGATGCCGCAGGACGACGTCGCGCTCGCGCTGCTCACCGAGGTGGGCCCGCTGGCCGTGACGAGCGCCAACCTCACCGGCCAGCCGCCTGCGACCACGGTCACCGACGCCGCCGCGCAGCTCGGCGCCGCCGTCTCGGTCTACCTCGACGGTGGCCCCACGACGAGCATGGAGGTGTCCACCATCGTCGACTGCACGGGCCCGACGCCTACGGTCCTGCGCGCCGGCGCGATCACCCAGGACCAGATCGACGCCGTGCTCGAGCGCCCGGCGGAGCCCGAGCCGTCCGCCGTGGCGTCCGCGGACGCCACCGGGAGGCCCGGCGAGGACGCCCTAGAGTTGCCCCCGACCTCCGAGCCCGCCGCCGACACCCCGGGAGAGACCCATGAGCGCTGA
- the prmC gene encoding peptide chain release factor N(5)-glutamine methyltransferase encodes MSTLRAEVLAATRALADAGVPSPEADALALAAHALGCEVSDVRRRMVLLEECDAGVADRYAGLVAERAARLPLQHLTGQAHFRHLTLSVGPGVFTPRPETEVVAGFAIEAARACGPTPVVVDLCTGAGAIALAVADELPGATVHAVELSVDAHAWAARNVEATGLPVQLRLGDATTAYPELDGTVDVVVSNPPYIPVGMVPLDPEVRDHDPEVALYGGSEDGLAIPLAVARRAAGLLRPGGTLVMEHADSQGQTLPAALRRTGEWADVVDHPDLTGRPRATVATRA; translated from the coding sequence GTGAGCACGCTCCGGGCGGAGGTCCTCGCCGCCACCCGTGCCCTCGCGGACGCCGGCGTGCCGTCGCCGGAGGCCGACGCGCTCGCGCTCGCGGCGCACGCCCTCGGCTGCGAGGTCTCCGACGTCCGCCGACGGATGGTGCTGCTGGAGGAGTGCGACGCCGGCGTCGCCGACCGGTATGCCGGGCTCGTCGCCGAGCGCGCTGCGCGGCTGCCGCTGCAGCACCTGACCGGGCAGGCGCACTTCCGCCACCTCACCCTCAGCGTCGGGCCCGGGGTCTTCACCCCGCGCCCGGAGACCGAGGTCGTGGCCGGGTTCGCCATCGAGGCGGCGCGCGCCTGCGGTCCCACCCCGGTGGTCGTGGACCTCTGCACGGGGGCGGGCGCCATCGCGCTCGCGGTGGCCGACGAGCTGCCCGGCGCCACGGTCCACGCGGTCGAGCTCTCGGTCGACGCGCACGCCTGGGCGGCGCGCAACGTCGAGGCGACCGGGCTGCCGGTGCAGCTGCGCCTCGGCGACGCCACCACGGCATACCCCGAGCTCGACGGCACGGTCGACGTCGTGGTGTCCAACCCGCCCTACATCCCCGTCGGGATGGTGCCGCTGGACCCCGAGGTCCGCGACCACGACCCCGAGGTGGCGCTCTACGGCGGCAGCGAGGACGGTCTCGCCATCCCGCTCGCGGTGGCGCGCCGAGCAGCCGGCCTGCTGCGCCCGGGCGGCACCCTCGTGATGGAGCACGCCGACAGCCAGGGCCAGACGCTCCCGGCGGCCCTGCGCCGCACGGGGGAGTGGGCCGACGTCGTCGACCACCCGGACCTCACCGGTCGCCCCCGCGCGACCGTCGCCACGCGCGCCTGA
- the prfA gene encoding peptide chain release factor 1 has product MLESAAALVEEHAALEAQLADPAVFGDQDKVRQLNKRYAALAPTVAAYHAWHAARDDLAAARELATEDASFADEVPAMEQSLAAAEEKLRRLLVPRDPDDDRDVILEVKAGEGGDESALFAGDLLRMYLRYAERRGWRTEVIDATESDLGGYKDVQVAIKAKGTPEPGDAPWARLKYEGGVHRVQRVPVTESQGRIHTSAAGVWVMPEAEEVEVELDPNDLKIDVYRSSGPGGQSVNTTDSAVRITHLPTGVVVSCQNEKSQLQNKESAMRVLRARLHQLAMDEAAAASAEARKSQVRTVDRSERIRTYNFPENRISDHRTGFKAYNLDTVLDGELDPVVQSAVDADEAARMAAVAEG; this is encoded by the coding sequence ATGCTGGAGTCCGCCGCCGCCCTCGTCGAGGAGCACGCCGCCCTGGAGGCGCAGCTGGCCGACCCCGCCGTCTTCGGCGACCAGGACAAGGTGCGCCAGCTGAACAAGCGGTATGCCGCGCTGGCGCCCACCGTCGCCGCGTACCACGCGTGGCACGCGGCCCGGGACGACCTGGCCGCCGCCCGCGAGCTCGCCACCGAGGACGCCTCGTTCGCCGACGAGGTCCCCGCGATGGAGCAGTCCCTGGCCGCTGCGGAGGAGAAGCTGCGCCGGCTGCTCGTGCCGCGCGACCCCGACGACGACCGCGACGTCATCCTCGAGGTCAAGGCGGGCGAGGGTGGCGACGAGTCGGCCCTGTTCGCCGGCGACCTGCTGCGGATGTACCTGCGCTACGCCGAGCGCCGCGGCTGGAGGACCGAGGTCATCGACGCGACGGAGTCCGACCTCGGCGGCTACAAGGACGTCCAGGTGGCCATCAAGGCCAAGGGCACGCCAGAGCCGGGCGACGCCCCGTGGGCGCGGCTCAAGTACGAGGGCGGGGTGCACCGCGTCCAGCGCGTGCCCGTCACCGAGAGCCAGGGCCGGATCCACACCTCCGCCGCGGGTGTCTGGGTCATGCCGGAGGCCGAGGAGGTCGAGGTCGAGCTCGACCCGAACGACCTCAAGATCGACGTCTACCGCTCGTCCGGCCCCGGCGGGCAGTCGGTCAACACGACCGACTCCGCCGTGCGCATCACGCACCTGCCGACCGGTGTCGTCGTCTCCTGCCAGAACGAGAAGAGCCAGCTCCAGAACAAGGAGTCGGCGATGCGGGTGCTGCGCGCACGGCTGCACCAGCTGGCCATGGACGAGGCCGCGGCCGCCTCCGCCGAGGCGCGCAAGAGCCAGGTGCGCACGGTCGACCGCAGCGAGCGGATCCGCACCTACAACTTCCCCGAGAACCGCATCTCCGACCACCGGACCGGGTTCAAGGCCTACAACCTCGACACGGTCCTCGACGGCGAGCTCGACCCGGTCGTCCAGTCCGCTGTCGACGCCGACGAGGCTGCCCGCATGGCCGCCGTCGCCGAGGGGTGA
- the rpmE gene encoding 50S ribosomal protein L31 translates to MKKDIHPEYVATTVTCTCGNTFETRSTAANGAIHAEVCSNCHPFYTGKQKILDTGGRVARFEARYGKKAAK, encoded by the coding sequence TTGAAGAAGGACATCCACCCGGAGTACGTCGCCACCACGGTGACCTGTACCTGTGGCAACACGTTCGAGACCCGCAGCACCGCTGCGAACGGCGCCATCCACGCCGAGGTCTGCTCGAACTGCCACCCGTTCTACACCGGCAAGCAGAAGATCCTCGACACCGGTGGCCGCGTGGCCCGCTTCGAGGCGCGCTACGGCAAGAAGGCCGCCAAGTAG